In Thermospira aquatica, the following proteins share a genomic window:
- a CDS encoding acetate/propionate family kinase: MKVLVVNCGSSSLKYQFIETRDSLVLAKGLVERIGLGEVEYSFTHGNLPKTKITIQAKNHTEALKEVLNKLTSKEYGVLESLDEIEAIGHRVVHGGESFYHSALITDEVLKAIEVNCELAPLHNPPNLQGILACEEVLPSKKQVAVFDTAFHQTMPEESYMYALPYEYYQKYKIRRYGFHGTSHRYVAMKAAEFLGKPLESLNLITCHLGNGSSITAIRGGKSIDTSMGFTPLEGVVMGTRSGSLDPATLLYIMEKESLTPKQMSDLLNKKSGILGLSGISNDMREINAAEQGNARAQLTLKVLTHSIRRYIGAYMVELGRVDAIIFTAGIGENDYVVRELCMENMENWGFALDKEKNKQTRGTLTDISLPNSLSRILVVPTNEELMIALETQWVIEGKEK, translated from the coding sequence ATGAAAGTTCTCGTCGTAAACTGTGGCAGTTCGTCACTAAAGTACCAGTTTATTGAGACCCGGGACTCCCTGGTACTCGCCAAGGGTCTCGTAGAGAGAATCGGGCTCGGTGAAGTAGAATATTCTTTTACACATGGAAACCTTCCCAAAACCAAAATCACCATCCAGGCAAAAAATCACACTGAAGCCCTCAAAGAAGTCCTGAATAAGCTCACAAGCAAAGAGTATGGAGTACTGGAGTCTCTTGATGAAATTGAGGCCATTGGTCACCGTGTCGTCCATGGTGGTGAATCATTCTATCATTCTGCCCTTATTACCGACGAGGTGCTCAAGGCTATCGAGGTGAACTGTGAACTTGCCCCTCTTCATAATCCCCCAAACCTTCAAGGAATTCTTGCCTGCGAAGAGGTTCTCCCCTCCAAAAAACAGGTGGCCGTCTTTGATACTGCTTTTCATCAGACCATGCCAGAAGAAAGCTACATGTACGCTCTCCCTTATGAGTACTACCAAAAGTACAAGATCCGCCGTTATGGCTTCCATGGCACCTCCCATCGCTATGTAGCAATGAAAGCTGCCGAATTTTTGGGTAAACCCCTTGAGTCGTTAAATCTCATCACCTGCCATCTCGGTAACGGCTCAAGCATCACCGCCATCCGTGGTGGAAAATCTATCGACACCTCCATGGGCTTTACGCCTCTTGAAGGGGTAGTGATGGGAACACGTTCTGGATCACTCGATCCTGCTACTCTTCTCTACATTATGGAAAAAGAATCCCTTACTCCTAAACAAATGAGTGATCTTCTCAATAAAAAATCAGGGATTTTAGGACTTTCGGGCATTTCCAACGATATGCGAGAAATCAACGCCGCCGAACAGGGAAACGCAAGAGCTCAACTCACACTCAAAGTCCTTACCCACTCAATTCGTCGCTATATTGGTGCCTACATGGTAGAACTTGGTCGGGTGGATGCTATTATTTTCACAGCAGGTATCGGAGAAAACGATTACGTTGTCCGAGAACTCTGTATGGAAAACATGGAAAACTGGGGATTTGCCCTGGATAAAGAGAAAAACAAACAAACCAGAGGAACACTCACAGACATCAGTCTCCCCAACTCTTTATCGAGAATCCTGGTAGTCCCAACAAACGAAGAGTTGATGATAGCTCTTGAAACCCAATGGGTTATCGAAGGAAAAGAAAAATAA
- the thiD gene encoding bifunctional hydroxymethylpyrimidine kinase/phosphomethylpyrimidine kinase: MNQPVMTIAGSDPSGGAGIQADLKTFTTLGVYGAAVITALTAQNTQGVFGSIVVDPAFIALQIQRVLEDIPIRFIKTGMLANAEVITTVADNLPQDTFLVCDPVMYAKSGYPLLEKEAITTLKEELISRARVLTPNYPELAELLGDVFIPENAEESGKRLFQAYPNLQALVVKGGHRSPVGNQVEDILLWREGTTIHTKKVYHPYIKTQNTHGTGCTLASAITAYLARHENLENALVKAIDYVAFLIQKTQQETYGKGHGPLPHHRFSEKEAL; this comes from the coding sequence ATGAATCAACCCGTGATGACCATAGCCGGATCCGATCCCTCTGGTGGCGCTGGCATCCAGGCGGATCTCAAGACGTTTACCACCCTTGGAGTGTATGGGGCTGCTGTGATCACAGCACTCACAGCCCAAAACACCCAGGGAGTTTTTGGAAGTATTGTGGTGGATCCAGCTTTTATCGCCCTCCAAATTCAGCGTGTACTTGAGGATATTCCTATCCGATTCATCAAAACAGGCATGCTCGCCAATGCAGAGGTTATCACAACCGTTGCAGACAACCTGCCTCAGGACACCTTTCTCGTCTGCGATCCTGTGATGTATGCAAAATCTGGCTATCCCCTTCTTGAAAAAGAGGCTATTACCACCTTAAAAGAAGAACTTATATCGCGGGCACGTGTTCTTACTCCTAACTATCCTGAGCTTGCAGAACTTCTTGGAGATGTGTTTATCCCCGAAAATGCAGAGGAAAGTGGAAAAAGACTTTTTCAAGCTTATCCGAATCTTCAGGCACTCGTAGTCAAGGGTGGACACCGCAGTCCTGTAGGAAATCAGGTAGAGGACATCCTTCTCTGGAGAGAGGGCACCACTATCCACACAAAAAAAGTGTATCATCCCTATATAAAAACCCAAAACACCCATGGAACGGGATGCACCCTCGCCTCAGCGATAACCGCCTACCTCGCACGACACGAAAACCTTGAAAATGCGCTTGTGAAAGCGATTGACTACGTGGCCTTTCTCATCCAAAAAACCCAGCAAGAAACCTATGGTAAGGGACATGGTCCCCTACCTCATCACCGATTTTCTGAAAAGGAGGCTCTATGA
- a CDS encoding NADase-type glycan-binding domain-containing protein has translation MKRFLVIVWFILGMTVAYGQIRLDGTNRENAWQAVVPPYFPYLALDKNLSTCVAVNTNYTTSDVPPYFRIVFREPFFIDTIVIYNGYQKNTNVYLANNRVKNIGITGAFYVEKEGENEDEYVIKEEVFPLKDEWGPQEIKLGRAVKIQWLFFEVLSTYPGTRYDDTCISEIEFFYQGKKYDVVVLEEDKKNFLEVYKDRFLARIPAYVPHFIWYDPSSRFAGSLKKMGITHDVDIIEFDMTDGGIYVYRKTRNDYSGEDFTIRDPKTGRVKMNRAVAKKIGEWKLSEFSELMVKPLGGKQWEKTTDFRHFSGTFLEGISHEEDGMDEILEMGHPGH, from the coding sequence ATGAAACGGTTTCTTGTGATAGTATGGTTCATCTTGGGGATGACGGTAGCGTATGGGCAGATACGCCTAGATGGAACGAATAGAGAGAATGCCTGGCAGGCGGTGGTACCCCCCTATTTTCCTTATCTGGCGTTAGACAAAAACCTCTCTACCTGTGTAGCTGTAAACACCAACTACACAACGAGTGATGTCCCTCCTTATTTTCGAATAGTATTTAGAGAACCCTTTTTTATTGACACTATAGTGATTTACAATGGGTATCAAAAGAATACAAATGTGTACCTGGCTAACAACAGGGTAAAAAACATTGGTATAACAGGAGCTTTCTATGTAGAAAAGGAGGGAGAAAATGAGGATGAATATGTGATCAAGGAAGAAGTGTTTCCATTAAAAGATGAGTGGGGACCTCAAGAAATAAAGTTGGGAAGAGCTGTAAAGATTCAGTGGCTCTTTTTTGAAGTGCTCTCTACCTATCCTGGAACCCGATATGATGATACGTGTATAAGTGAGATAGAATTCTTTTACCAGGGTAAAAAATACGATGTAGTTGTTCTCGAAGAGGATAAGAAGAATTTTCTCGAGGTGTACAAAGATCGTTTTCTTGCCCGAATCCCTGCCTACGTGCCCCATTTTATTTGGTATGATCCCAGCAGTCGGTTTGCCGGGAGTCTCAAGAAGATGGGGATCACCCATGATGTGGATATCATTGAGTTTGATATGACGGATGGTGGGATCTACGTCTACCGCAAGACAAGAAACGACTACAGTGGGGAGGATTTCACGATACGGGACCCCAAAACAGGCAGAGTAAAGATGAATAGAGCCGTAGCGAAGAAGATAGGTGAATGGAAGCTTTCAGAGTTTTCTGAACTCATGGTGAAGCCTCTGGGGGGGAAACAGTGGGAGAAAACGACCGATTTCAGGCACTTTTCTGGTACCTTTCTGGAGGGTATTTCTCACGAAGAGGATGGGATGGACGAGATACTGGAAATGGGTCATCCAGGGCATTGA
- the metG gene encoding methionine--tRNA ligase, whose product MARYLVTSALPYANGPIHLGHLAGAYLPADIYVRYLKLNGDDVVYVCGTDEHGVPITLRAEQEGVSPADIVARYHKNIKESFAGMRIDFDNFSGTSRPHHYRLSQQFFLDLYHNGYIKKHTEKQFYDEEKKRFLADRYIEGTCPHCGYERARGDQCDKCGKLLNPDQLINPRSVLSNTTPVQKETEHWYLDLAAFSERLEKWISSKTNWKDNVRNFVLGWIQKEGLRERAITRDLDWGVPVPLEEAKDKVLYVWFDAPIGYISSTIEWAERIGKPEEWKKYWLSPDTRLVHFIGKDNIPFHAIIWPAMIMGQNTPYVLPYDIPANEYLTLEGDKFSTSMNWAVWVDEYLENFPPDPLRYYLAANAPENKDADFAWKAFQERNNEELANILGNFINRTLTFVKNYAGNEISAVTWNKEDEIFWQEVKEKTISYANLLSRFQVREATKTMMDIARLGNRYYDEQKPWVLRKENPKRLSQVLSVCVHLCRLLSVVMYPIMPDSAKKLWNMLGESRDILQERWETLADYRIPARKLGEPEILFVKYDDALIQKQIDRLIQKSKKAKEKIMDEQNEQTLVTIDDFKKFDLRVAEIVEVIDMPKSNKLYKLKVRVGDQEKQILAGIKQHYTPEQLQGKKIIIINNLQPAKLMGEVSEGMLLAASDEGKTKVIFLTPEKDIESGAKIS is encoded by the coding sequence ATGGCGCGTTACCTGGTTACCTCAGCTCTACCCTATGCCAATGGACCCATTCACCTTGGGCATCTCGCCGGGGCTTACCTGCCTGCTGATATCTATGTGCGTTATCTAAAACTCAACGGTGATGATGTTGTCTACGTGTGTGGAACTGATGAACATGGAGTGCCTATCACTCTCCGTGCAGAACAGGAAGGAGTTTCACCAGCAGATATTGTAGCCCGTTATCATAAAAATATAAAAGAAAGTTTTGCCGGTATGCGTATAGACTTTGACAACTTCTCCGGTACCAGTCGGCCCCATCATTATCGCCTTTCACAACAGTTCTTCCTTGATCTTTACCACAACGGCTACATCAAAAAACATACAGAGAAACAGTTCTACGACGAAGAAAAAAAGCGATTTCTCGCCGATCGTTACATCGAGGGCACCTGCCCCCACTGTGGGTATGAAAGAGCCCGAGGTGACCAGTGTGATAAATGTGGTAAACTCCTCAACCCTGATCAACTTATCAATCCCCGAAGTGTTCTTTCCAACACTACGCCGGTCCAAAAAGAAACCGAACACTGGTATCTGGATCTCGCTGCCTTTAGTGAACGGCTGGAAAAGTGGATCTCCTCCAAAACCAACTGGAAAGATAATGTGCGAAACTTTGTCCTCGGATGGATCCAAAAAGAAGGTCTCCGTGAACGAGCCATCACACGAGATCTTGACTGGGGTGTGCCTGTTCCCCTGGAAGAAGCTAAGGACAAGGTTCTGTATGTGTGGTTTGATGCCCCTATAGGGTACATCTCCTCCACCATTGAATGGGCGGAACGTATCGGCAAACCCGAAGAATGGAAAAAATACTGGCTTTCTCCTGACACAAGGTTGGTTCACTTCATCGGAAAAGACAATATCCCGTTTCACGCCATTATCTGGCCTGCAATGATCATGGGGCAAAACACCCCCTATGTCCTACCATATGATATCCCTGCCAACGAATACCTCACCCTTGAGGGAGATAAGTTTTCAACATCCATGAACTGGGCTGTGTGGGTGGATGAGTATCTGGAAAATTTTCCCCCTGATCCTTTGCGGTACTACCTTGCTGCCAATGCACCGGAAAACAAGGATGCAGACTTCGCGTGGAAGGCTTTTCAAGAAAGAAACAACGAAGAGCTCGCCAACATCCTGGGGAACTTTATCAACCGCACCCTTACCTTTGTGAAAAACTATGCCGGAAACGAAATTTCCGCTGTTACCTGGAACAAAGAAGACGAAATCTTCTGGCAAGAAGTAAAAGAAAAAACCATATCCTATGCCAATCTCCTCTCGCGTTTTCAGGTCAGAGAAGCCACCAAAACCATGATGGATATAGCCCGCCTTGGAAACCGTTACTATGATGAACAAAAACCCTGGGTATTACGAAAAGAAAACCCAAAGCGGCTTTCTCAGGTTCTTTCGGTCTGCGTTCACCTCTGTCGCCTCTTATCAGTGGTAATGTACCCTATCATGCCAGATTCAGCCAAAAAACTCTGGAACATGCTCGGGGAATCACGAGACATCCTTCAGGAACGCTGGGAAACATTGGCAGATTACCGGATACCTGCACGTAAGCTTGGGGAACCTGAAATTCTTTTTGTAAAATATGATGACGCTCTTATCCAGAAACAAATAGACAGACTCATCCAAAAATCCAAAAAAGCCAAGGAGAAAATTATGGACGAGCAGAACGAACAGACATTGGTAACCATCGATGATTTTAAAAAGTTTGATCTCCGGGTAGCTGAGATTGTTGAGGTTATAGACATGCCAAAGTCTAACAAACTCTATAAACTCAAAGTCCGGGTAGGCGATCAGGAAAAACAGATCCTCGCCGGTATCAAGCAACACTATACCCCAGAACAGCTGCAAGGCAAAAAGATCATCATCATTAATAACCTGCAACCAGCAAAACTTATGGGCGAAGTCTCTGAAGGTATGCTTCTTGCCGCAAGTGATGAGGGAAAGACCAAAGTGATTTTTCTCACCCCTGAAAAAGACATAGAAAGTGGTGCCAAAATAAGCTAA
- a CDS encoding peptidase U32 family protein: MTYELLSPAGSIEKMRFAFTYGADAVYAGAKAFSLREQAANFTVEELAEAVKYAHSLGKRLYLTTNIFFHNRHIKPFQDFIKEIAPLGVDGLIVSDLGMIAWLREKYPEIPIHVSTQANTTNVESCRFYEKLGVTRVILARELSLDEIREIRDAVTIELESFVHGAMCVAYSGRCLLSNYFTNPSIYRAGEKFSPGKTIRTRDANLGDCAQSCRWEYYLVEKSRQNQMIPFEETEHGTAILSSKDLNLASHLHKLMKAGINSFKIEGRMKSIYYVANVTRVYRHVIDTFLQGGTPSLEVLAELEKVSHREYTTGFYFPHNESLQVTNPHYLREYTFLAYVKETLPEGSLCQSMNQIRNTMMIEAILPQVKNILLEKKTFLLDGKETLLIQPNQEFILLGEKLPPYAILREVPSS; this comes from the coding sequence ATGACATACGAACTCCTTTCTCCAGCTGGCAGCATCGAAAAGATGCGATTTGCTTTCACGTATGGGGCAGACGCTGTTTACGCAGGAGCAAAAGCCTTTTCCCTCCGTGAACAGGCAGCCAATTTTACCGTTGAAGAACTTGCCGAGGCTGTAAAGTATGCCCATAGTCTTGGAAAACGCCTCTACCTTACCACTAATATTTTTTTCCATAACCGTCATATAAAGCCCTTTCAGGATTTTATCAAAGAGATTGCGCCTCTTGGTGTAGATGGACTGATCGTTTCTGATCTCGGAATGATAGCCTGGTTAAGAGAAAAATATCCAGAAATTCCTATCCATGTGAGTACCCAGGCCAATACGACGAATGTAGAAAGCTGTCGCTTTTACGAAAAACTTGGGGTAACTCGCGTTATCCTGGCTCGAGAACTCTCTCTTGATGAGATTCGAGAGATTAGAGATGCCGTCACCATCGAACTCGAAAGCTTTGTCCATGGCGCTATGTGTGTAGCCTATTCAGGGCGATGCCTCCTCTCAAACTATTTTACCAATCCAAGCATCTATCGGGCTGGAGAAAAATTCTCGCCAGGAAAAACCATTCGTACACGAGACGCCAACCTGGGGGATTGTGCCCAGAGCTGTCGCTGGGAATACTACCTGGTAGAAAAAAGTCGACAAAACCAGATGATCCCCTTCGAAGAAACTGAACATGGCACAGCCATCCTTTCCTCAAAGGATCTCAACCTTGCTTCCCATCTTCACAAACTCATGAAAGCAGGTATTAACAGTTTCAAAATCGAAGGAAGAATGAAATCAATCTACTATGTAGCCAATGTTACTCGAGTCTATCGTCATGTGATCGATACCTTTTTGCAGGGCGGCACACCTTCCTTAGAGGTTCTTGCCGAACTTGAAAAAGTAAGCCACCGGGAATACACTACAGGCTTTTACTTCCCTCACAATGAGTCTCTTCAGGTTACCAATCCTCATTACCTCCGAGAGTATACCTTTCTCGCTTATGTAAAAGAAACACTGCCCGAAGGAAGTCTCTGCCAATCCATGAATCAGATCCGAAACACGATGATGATTGAGGCCATCCTTCCCCAAGTAAAGAATATCCTCCTTGAAAAGAAAACCTTCCTTCTCGATGGCAAAGAAACTCTGCTCATCCAACCCAACCAGGAATTCATTCTTTTGGGAGAAAAACTCCCTCCCTATGCTATTTTAAGAGAAGTACCTTCTTCATAG
- a CDS encoding sugar phosphate nucleotidyltransferase — MKIIIPVAGVGSRLRPHTHVTPKSLIRVAGKPIIDYILSQCLTLNFSDIIFIIGHLGDQIKSFIKSHYNFSMKFVRQTEFKGLGHAIYQARNLFDQDEDVVILLGDIIFNAHLSSIVGTKDNMIGVMEVTDPRRFGVVMQDENGYVTNLIEKPENPPSNTVIGGVYYFKSAHALFEAIRYLFDHDITTKNEYQLTDAIKRLMYTGEKVKTFSISDWYDCGEKEALLETNEHLLKKVNLQVRIPGSIVIPPVYIHESVEITNSIIGPNVSISEGCVIKNAIISHSIIGSDATVENAILTRSLIGDNAYLYEAPREMNIGPDSEIASSR; from the coding sequence ATGAAAATTATTATCCCCGTAGCGGGAGTGGGTAGTCGTTTACGACCACATACCCATGTTACCCCAAAATCCCTCATCCGTGTTGCCGGAAAACCTATCATTGATTACATCCTTTCTCAGTGTCTCACTCTCAACTTCTCAGATATTATCTTTATCATTGGTCATCTCGGAGATCAGATCAAAAGCTTCATCAAAAGCCATTACAATTTTTCCATGAAGTTTGTTCGCCAAACTGAGTTTAAGGGACTGGGACATGCTATCTACCAAGCAAGAAACCTCTTTGATCAGGACGAAGACGTGGTTATTCTGTTGGGGGATATTATTTTTAATGCGCATCTGTCTTCGATTGTTGGTACCAAAGATAATATGATTGGCGTTATGGAAGTTACCGATCCCAGAAGATTTGGGGTAGTGATGCAGGATGAAAACGGCTATGTCACGAACCTTATCGAAAAACCTGAAAATCCCCCATCAAACACGGTGATTGGTGGTGTCTACTACTTTAAAAGTGCCCATGCCCTCTTTGAGGCGATACGCTATCTCTTTGATCATGACATCACCACTAAAAACGAATATCAGCTCACCGATGCCATTAAACGTCTCATGTACACAGGAGAAAAGGTAAAAACTTTCTCCATCTCTGATTGGTACGATTGCGGTGAAAAGGAGGCTCTCCTTGAAACCAACGAGCACCTTCTCAAAAAGGTAAATCTTCAGGTACGAATTCCTGGATCGATTGTGATTCCACCTGTCTATATCCATGAAAGTGTGGAAATCACAAACTCCATCATAGGACCCAATGTTTCCATCTCCGAGGGATGCGTCATAAAAAACGCCATCATCTCTCATTCAATCATCGGTTCAGATGCCACCGTCGAGAATGCGATCCTGACCCGATCCCTCATTGGAGATAACGCCTATCTCTATGAAGCCCCCAGGGAAATGAACATTGGACCAGATTCCGAAATAGCTTCCTCGAGGTAA
- a CDS encoding FkbM family methyltransferase: MDWYHILRRGYHALPESGLKRFLVGVVYKTLHRAFISSYHYNKKEKLWEIVTSDGIRLLSRKDFDPAPLSDREISSLSPGQNVLDLGGNIGMVAIYMAKKVGPDGHIWVYEPDRKNQQLLKEHIAINEITNITVVPYGVWNQSGTLTFYEGGTYTSSFVKTNYIDEKPSHYQAVSIPVVTLDEEMERFGWKKLDFIKMDIEGSEVAALQGAKNLLSKLSPSLLIETHSAEGKTTAEEVKRFLLDLGYTLEEKARETYPTIIAYKSFSRRQP, translated from the coding sequence ATGGATTGGTACCATATCCTCCGGCGCGGTTATCATGCTTTACCAGAGAGTGGATTGAAACGTTTTCTTGTGGGAGTGGTGTACAAAACACTGCATCGTGCTTTCATTTCCTCCTACCATTATAACAAAAAGGAAAAACTCTGGGAAATTGTAACCAGCGACGGTATAAGACTCTTGTCTCGTAAAGATTTTGATCCCGCACCTTTAAGTGATCGTGAAATTTCTAGTCTTTCCCCAGGGCAAAACGTTCTTGATCTGGGTGGAAACATAGGCATGGTAGCCATCTACATGGCAAAAAAAGTGGGCCCCGACGGTCACATATGGGTTTATGAACCAGATCGAAAAAATCAACAGCTTCTCAAAGAGCATATCGCAATTAATGAAATCACCAATATCACGGTCGTTCCCTATGGAGTGTGGAATCAAAGCGGCACCCTCACTTTTTACGAGGGAGGCACCTACACCTCTTCGTTTGTAAAAACTAACTACATTGATGAAAAACCATCACACTATCAGGCGGTCTCTATTCCTGTGGTTACTCTGGATGAAGAAATGGAACGTTTCGGGTGGAAAAAACTTGACTTCATTAAGATGGATATTGAAGGAAGCGAAGTAGCCGCCCTTCAGGGAGCAAAAAACCTCCTCTCCAAACTTTCCCCCTCTCTTCTGATTGAAACACATTCCGCAGAAGGGAAAACAACCGCCGAAGAAGTCAAAAGATTTCTTCTTGATCTTGGCTATACATTGGAAGAGAAAGCCAGGGAAACCTATCCGACTATCATCGCATATAAATCTTTCTCAAGGAGGCAACCATGA
- the thiC gene encoding phosphomethylpyrimidine synthase ThiC: MTQLEYAKKNLITPEMVEIARVEELSPEEIKELVAKGEVVILKNTKRDTIPTAVGTKMRTKINANIGSSPEKMDLKWELDKLAVCEKYGADTVMDLSLGGILNEVRKKILASTRLPVGTVPIYQVGFELARNAKHLEEMTIDHFLSVLRQQGEEGVDFVTIHAGITQKTWQYIKEKKRILDVVSRGGSMLCAWMEKNQRENLLYEHFDAILEVAKEYDMTISLGDGMRPGATADASDRAQIEELITLGELASRAREAGVQVMIEGPGHVPLDQVVSNIQMQKSLCNRAPFYILGPLVTDIAAGYDHIAAAIGGAVAGAAGADFLCYVTPAEHLSLPDLDDVKQGIIASRIAAHTADMVKNPARFRKIDDEMSRARKALDWEKMFSLCLDPELAKQRRSISGVKDIYCSMCGEFCSVKTLQELGLL, encoded by the coding sequence ATGACCCAGCTAGAATACGCCAAAAAAAATCTCATTACGCCAGAGATGGTCGAAATAGCCCGTGTGGAGGAACTTTCTCCCGAAGAGATAAAAGAACTTGTAGCTAAAGGAGAGGTGGTTATCCTTAAAAACACAAAAAGAGATACTATCCCCACCGCCGTCGGCACAAAAATGCGCACCAAAATCAACGCCAATATCGGAAGTTCTCCGGAAAAAATGGATCTGAAATGGGAACTTGACAAGCTCGCCGTGTGTGAGAAGTACGGAGCAGACACCGTGATGGACTTAAGCCTTGGTGGTATTCTCAACGAAGTACGAAAAAAGATCCTTGCCTCCACAAGACTTCCTGTAGGAACCGTTCCCATTTATCAAGTTGGGTTTGAACTTGCCCGTAATGCAAAACACCTGGAAGAAATGACCATCGATCATTTCCTCTCTGTCCTTCGCCAACAGGGAGAGGAGGGAGTGGATTTTGTTACCATTCATGCTGGCATCACCCAAAAAACCTGGCAATACATCAAAGAAAAAAAACGAATTCTCGATGTTGTAAGCCGGGGTGGTTCGATGCTTTGTGCCTGGATGGAAAAAAATCAGCGGGAAAACCTCCTCTATGAGCATTTTGATGCCATCCTCGAGGTAGCTAAAGAATATGACATGACCATTAGTCTGGGAGATGGGATGCGCCCTGGTGCCACTGCCGATGCTAGCGACAGGGCCCAAATAGAAGAGCTTATCACCCTTGGAGAACTCGCCTCAAGAGCACGAGAAGCTGGTGTCCAGGTGATGATCGAGGGTCCAGGACATGTTCCCCTCGACCAGGTTGTTTCCAACATCCAGATGCAAAAAAGCCTCTGTAACCGTGCCCCTTTCTATATTCTGGGGCCTCTTGTCACGGATATCGCTGCAGGCTATGACCATATCGCAGCGGCGATAGGGGGTGCCGTAGCGGGGGCTGCTGGTGCAGATTTTCTCTGCTATGTCACACCTGCTGAACACCTTTCCCTCCCTGACCTTGATGACGTAAAACAAGGGATTATTGCCTCTCGAATTGCTGCGCATACAGCTGACATGGTAAAAAATCCTGCCCGTTTCCGAAAAATCGACGATGAAATGTCCCGGGCTCGCAAAGCTTTGGATTGGGAAAAAATGTTTTCTCTCTGTCTTGATCCTGAGCTCGCAAAACAACGTCGAAGTATATCGGGGGTTAAAGACATCTACTGTAGCATGTGTGGAGAGTTTTGTAGCGTCAAAACACTTCAGGAGCTCGGGTTATTGTAA
- a CDS encoding CBS domain-containing protein produces the protein MNELDEVKVGTIGKKVPFTVTEDMPITKAADKMLREKVHSLIVIDQKGKPVGILDSWDIMKVTFMGEGGKDLPVSKVLDKKKFFFVYEEVSLRDALNLMLDKGIRALPILDENDKLIGKISLTDIAIFVREKL, from the coding sequence ATGAACGAACTCGACGAAGTAAAAGTTGGCACCATAGGAAAAAAAGTGCCGTTCACGGTAACAGAAGACATGCCGATTACCAAAGCCGCGGACAAAATGCTCCGTGAAAAGGTTCATTCCCTCATCGTTATCGATCAGAAAGGAAAACCTGTTGGTATCCTGGATAGCTGGGATATCATGAAAGTAACCTTTATGGGAGAAGGTGGCAAGGATCTCCCTGTAAGTAAGGTTCTTGACAAAAAGAAGTTTTTCTTTGTTTATGAGGAGGTTTCTCTTCGTGATGCTTTGAACCTCATGCTGGACAAGGGAATAAGAGCTCTACCAATTCTCGATGAGAACGACAAACTCATAGGTAAAATCTCTCTCACCGATATTGCCATCTTTGTTCGGGAGAAGCTTTAA
- a CDS encoding GlsB/YeaQ/YmgE family stress response membrane protein: MNWIKMLAIGIQIFIGFLVAFWFVRIMKRRFLGGLWGATVVGIIGSVLGGFFLNDIFVWMVNNITTVNYVATFSGAIFLIWVFARMTHEGREM; the protein is encoded by the coding sequence ATGAACTGGATCAAGATGCTTGCCATAGGTATCCAGATTTTTATAGGTTTTTTAGTGGCATTCTGGTTTGTGCGTATCATGAAGCGACGTTTCCTGGGAGGGCTATGGGGTGCAACTGTAGTGGGCATCATTGGAAGCGTTCTCGGAGGATTTTTCCTCAATGACATCTTTGTCTGGATGGTCAACAATATCACAACCGTAAACTATGTAGCAACGTTTTCGGGAGCCATTTTCCTTATCTGGGTATTTGCCAGGATGACCCACGAAGGTCGAGAAATGTAA